A window of Marinobacter salarius contains these coding sequences:
- a CDS encoding polyhydroxyalkanoic acid system family protein, with amino-acid sequence MSTIDVRRTHSLDKKHARQAAETLAEDLSKQFDVNYQWEGDHLKFKRSGVKGQLEITDSNLHVHLELGMMLRPFKSRIEQEIHSQLDQILKA; translated from the coding sequence ATGTCAACAATTGATGTACGCCGTACTCATTCCCTCGACAAAAAGCACGCCCGCCAGGCGGCGGAAACCCTGGCTGAGGATCTGTCAAAGCAGTTTGATGTGAACTATCAGTGGGAAGGGGATCACCTCAAGTTCAAACGCAGCGGTGTAAAAGGCCAGCTGGAAATCACCGATAGCAATCTCCATGTTCATCTGGAGCTGGGCATGATGCTGCGGCCGTTCAAATCGCGGATTGAGCAGGAAATCCATTCCCAACTTGACCAGATATTGAAGGCCTGA
- a CDS encoding FFLEELY motif protein, whose amino-acid sequence MYRERLVATPTHSDSARRLQRLLLDYHDFRQYKATHPLLEHTFRIADWQAERLKTTHADLYQHPGYHTGLEFLLTDLYAPAGMTRRDDNIDRVFPKMVKWLPDNLLDTFAGLVELNLITQQLDLELAELCHSHGHLPNELSSDAYCQIFRGSQKLEQRERQITLVAEVGRQLDRYVRNRTLGWLLSMSRAPAEMADLSDLHSFLHRGYSAFRKMDNVDLLIDRLVTREKRVMKNILAGHPKPFELPSDL is encoded by the coding sequence ATGTATCGTGAGCGCCTAGTCGCTACCCCAACCCATTCCGACAGTGCCCGCCGGTTGCAGCGACTGCTACTGGACTACCACGACTTCCGCCAGTACAAAGCCACCCACCCCCTGCTGGAACACACCTTCCGGATAGCGGACTGGCAGGCGGAACGCCTGAAGACCACGCACGCGGACCTCTACCAACACCCTGGCTACCACACCGGCCTGGAGTTCCTGCTTACGGACCTCTACGCCCCTGCCGGCATGACCCGACGCGACGACAACATCGACCGCGTATTCCCGAAGATGGTGAAGTGGCTTCCGGACAACCTGCTGGACACCTTTGCCGGGCTGGTGGAGTTGAACCTGATCACCCAGCAGCTGGACCTGGAACTGGCCGAACTCTGCCATTCACACGGCCATCTTCCCAACGAGCTTTCCAGCGACGCCTATTGCCAGATTTTTCGCGGTAGTCAGAAGCTGGAACAGCGGGAACGGCAGATTACCCTGGTGGCTGAAGTGGGGCGCCAGCTCGACCGCTATGTGCGCAACCGTACCCTTGGCTGGCTGCTTTCAATGAGCCGGGCACCCGCCGAAATGGCGGACCTCAGCGACCTGCACAGTTTCCTGCACCGGGGCTATTCCGCGTTCCGTAAAATGGACAATGTAGATCTGCTGATTGACCGGCTGGTCACGCGGGAGAAACGGGTCATGAAGAACATCCTGGCCGGCCACCCGAAACCGTTTGAACTGCCGAGTGACCTTTAA
- a CDS encoding alpha/beta hydrolase translates to MKASHVRKLIKPIENAYSEMFSGRVYRVGTGAVSVRNHSGKAEQTVIGLHGFLENHCYFTQAYEAPTTELILLTCSNYHIPVNGVTPETPDWEVPIKHLDGTIEYDACILNQALANLPSTDNIRVHGHSRGGAVILEAINQWPELYENVELVLEAPVLPQGRLSALVTAVLEPVSHGMWPWLIRLINSAPSSAYGQTFFGKMNPRKKQLLGKLFSATKDHLTIVRNIENLMVWMERTDTSVYSKVRYGTFLVPAVDRILDRQAMLASARQSPTTMRIVETEAPSHFITLDSKEWVPGFESLPATAQG, encoded by the coding sequence ATGAAAGCGAGCCATGTACGAAAACTGATAAAACCGATTGAAAATGCCTACTCTGAAATGTTCTCAGGGCGGGTATACCGAGTCGGTACTGGAGCCGTGTCGGTCCGCAACCACAGCGGCAAGGCCGAACAGACCGTCATTGGCCTCCACGGCTTCCTGGAAAATCACTGCTACTTCACCCAGGCCTACGAAGCACCGACAACCGAACTGATCCTGCTGACCTGCAGCAACTATCATATTCCCGTAAACGGTGTGACACCCGAGACACCGGATTGGGAAGTGCCTATCAAACACCTGGACGGCACTATCGAGTACGATGCCTGCATTCTCAACCAGGCTCTGGCGAACCTGCCAAGTACCGACAACATCCGCGTGCATGGCCATTCACGTGGCGGCGCCGTCATCCTTGAGGCCATCAACCAATGGCCGGAACTGTATGAAAATGTGGAATTGGTGCTGGAAGCACCCGTTCTGCCCCAGGGGCGCCTTTCTGCCCTGGTAACGGCGGTACTGGAGCCGGTGAGCCACGGCATGTGGCCCTGGCTGATTCGCCTGATAAACAGCGCTCCCTCATCCGCCTATGGTCAAACCTTCTTCGGCAAAATGAACCCACGCAAGAAGCAGCTGCTGGGCAAGCTGTTTTCCGCCACCAAGGACCACCTGACCATTGTTCGCAACATAGAGAACCTGATGGTCTGGATGGAGAGGACAGACACCAGCGTGTACAGCAAGGTTCGTTACGGCACCTTCCTGGTACCGGCTGTGGACCGAATCCTGGATCGACAGGCCATGCTGGCCAGTGCACGCCAAAGCCCAACCACCATGCGGATTGTCGAAACCGAGGCACCCAGCCACTTTATCACCCTCGACAGCAAGGAATGGGTGCCGGGATTTGAGAGTCTGCCGGCAACGGCCCAGGGTTAG
- a CDS encoding WS/DGAT domain-containing protein, with the protein MSQKESHLLLPVDSAWLALERPENPMTITVMLRVEGLTEARLLEFLRIYWLAWERFRYMPVCRPPGWWWEEDPVFSLHHHLEVVNGDFDRATLQDWVSARLNQPLPTYRPLWKFWLLPDAEGGAALLLRMHHCYADGLSLQGIFDRLCPPSPQQAPVLYGAAEQADMGRWGRAANAWLCELTASEWPREEAGPGDDIPRNGGTAGRNALERATWKSVKLVNELSQFLVEPEDTDSSLKRSLLGRRQCRWSQPVALERFRRIATLTSVTINDVLLSCVASAVRNRLVADDTDMDEAVLHAAVPVDIRNRLPEGVKPEPGTLGNYFGTVFVPLPVDGESSLERLFRIKHETRKLKKSWQPGLSWALTGSAPLIPEAWRQPVADLFYRKASAVVSNVPGTRDERYLAGCRILEQMFWVPQAGDIGLGVSIVSYAGQVQFGVVADEAVMADPECFLDDCLQELECFPL; encoded by the coding sequence TTGAGTCAAAAGGAATCGCATCTGCTGTTGCCTGTGGACTCGGCCTGGCTGGCTCTTGAGCGGCCCGAAAACCCGATGACGATTACCGTTATGTTGCGGGTGGAAGGGCTCACGGAAGCCCGGTTGCTGGAATTCCTGCGTATTTACTGGCTCGCCTGGGAACGTTTCCGATATATGCCGGTTTGCCGCCCGCCCGGTTGGTGGTGGGAGGAAGACCCGGTATTTTCGCTTCACCACCATTTGGAGGTGGTGAATGGCGACTTTGATCGGGCAACCTTGCAGGACTGGGTATCAGCAAGGTTGAACCAACCGTTGCCCACGTACCGTCCGCTCTGGAAATTCTGGTTGCTTCCCGATGCCGAGGGTGGCGCTGCGCTCCTTCTGCGTATGCACCACTGCTACGCGGACGGGCTCTCTCTGCAGGGCATATTTGACCGGTTGTGCCCGCCGTCACCGCAACAGGCACCGGTGCTTTACGGCGCGGCGGAACAGGCGGACATGGGGCGCTGGGGAAGAGCCGCCAATGCCTGGCTGTGTGAGCTGACGGCCAGCGAGTGGCCGCGGGAAGAGGCGGGTCCGGGGGACGATATTCCCCGCAACGGTGGCACCGCCGGTCGCAATGCCCTGGAGCGGGCGACCTGGAAAAGTGTCAAGCTGGTCAATGAGCTCAGCCAGTTCCTGGTAGAGCCGGAAGATACGGACTCCTCCCTTAAGCGGTCGCTATTGGGACGTCGCCAGTGCCGCTGGTCGCAGCCCGTGGCGCTTGAACGTTTTCGCCGGATTGCCACGCTTACCAGCGTTACCATCAACGATGTGTTACTCAGTTGCGTGGCGTCTGCAGTCCGCAATCGGCTTGTCGCGGACGATACCGATATGGATGAGGCAGTGCTTCACGCGGCGGTGCCAGTGGATATCCGCAACCGCCTGCCGGAAGGGGTAAAGCCGGAGCCCGGGACTCTGGGTAACTATTTCGGGACGGTGTTCGTGCCGTTGCCGGTGGACGGTGAAAGTTCCCTGGAGCGGCTGTTCCGCATCAAGCATGAAACCCGCAAGCTCAAGAAAAGTTGGCAGCCCGGCCTGTCCTGGGCGCTGACAGGCAGCGCACCGCTGATTCCCGAAGCCTGGCGTCAACCTGTGGCGGATCTGTTCTACCGCAAGGCCAGTGCGGTGGTGTCGAACGTGCCTGGTACCCGTGATGAACGGTATCTGGCCGGTTGCCGCATTCTGGAGCAGATGTTCTGGGTACCCCAGGCCGGGGATATCGGGCTCGGCGTCAGCATTGTCAGTTACGCCGGCCAGGTCCAGTTCGGTGTGGTGGCCGATGAGGCGGTCATGGCCGATCCCGAGTGCTTCCTGGATGACTGCCTGCAAGAGTTGGAATGCTTTCCCCTCTGA
- a CDS encoding porin, translating into MNNNNFRKSGLAIAMVGAMSVSAGANAAIEVYNEDGTSFSVDGYFNAFYVNRDDKLNDTRNSDVKMGFLPNTIGFNFSKEMGDLTLGGRSSFWSTINDSLQSPTDTAIDVRQLYATVDGSFGQVLIGKDFGLYARSNIFLDEILMGFGSPGAATGVSFGNIRTGYPYPNPSAQITYRTPDMGGLKVAAGIFEPANTTPGAESEQSAPRFEAEVTYSADLNGLALTGWVNGRHQSSENATTEVDSQGLGYGLKASVAGLSLTASGFTSEGDVPVLLTDAALTSEEDADGYLLQGSYILGANRLVLSYGETDSDQGDFETENTSVAVFHSVNSNFKLVAEYNMFEQTTKSSGADAAEFDTLALGAVITF; encoded by the coding sequence ATGAACAACAACAATTTCCGAAAGTCAGGGCTGGCCATCGCGATGGTTGGTGCGATGTCGGTCAGTGCCGGCGCAAACGCGGCAATCGAAGTGTACAATGAAGACGGGACCAGCTTTTCCGTGGACGGCTATTTCAACGCCTTCTACGTTAACCGTGACGACAAGCTGAACGACACCCGCAATTCCGACGTGAAAATGGGTTTCCTGCCCAATACGATCGGTTTCAACTTCAGTAAGGAAATGGGCGATCTGACTCTGGGTGGCCGGTCTTCGTTCTGGTCCACCATCAACGACAGCCTGCAGTCACCGACGGATACTGCCATCGATGTGCGTCAGCTGTACGCCACGGTAGACGGTTCTTTCGGTCAGGTGCTGATTGGTAAGGACTTTGGTCTTTACGCCCGCTCCAACATCTTCCTGGACGAAATCCTGATGGGCTTCGGTTCTCCGGGTGCGGCAACCGGCGTTTCTTTTGGCAATATCCGCACTGGCTACCCTTATCCCAATCCCTCTGCCCAGATTACCTATCGGACCCCGGATATGGGCGGTTTGAAGGTGGCCGCTGGTATTTTTGAGCCTGCCAATACCACGCCGGGGGCGGAGTCAGAACAGTCCGCGCCGCGTTTTGAGGCAGAGGTTACCTACAGTGCGGATTTGAATGGCCTGGCGTTGACAGGCTGGGTAAATGGTCGCCATCAGAGTTCAGAGAACGCAACCACCGAAGTGGACAGTCAAGGCCTTGGTTACGGTCTTAAAGCGTCGGTTGCAGGGCTATCGCTGACGGCCTCCGGCTTCACCTCTGAGGGCGACGTGCCTGTATTGCTGACCGATGCGGCCCTGACTTCGGAAGAGGACGCCGACGGCTATTTGCTCCAGGGATCCTACATCCTTGGCGCCAATCGGCTGGTGCTGTCCTACGGCGAAACGGACTCTGACCAGGGGGATTTTGAAACAGAGAACACCTCGGTCGCGGTCTTCCATAGTGTAAACAGCAACTTCAAGCTGGTTGCCGAATACAACATGTTTGAGCAGACCACGAAGTCCTCCGGCGCGGATGCAGCAGAGTTCGACACCCTGGCGCTGGGTGCTGTGATCACGTTCTGA
- the nosP gene encoding nitric oxide-sensing protein NosP yields the protein MKPVTTLPAVRVASSHVRDPMLAATNLASELNHEHLGCVLFFCSAEYDLGRLGIALEHVFDGVRVSGCTSAGEITPDGYGRGCITAIGFDRRYFSIECALISELEHFTLHDAQGVIDGLLSTCRDAGLASVKGNTFAITLLDGLSSREELVLATLNAALGTIPQFGGSAGDDERLANTHVFFEGRFHTGAATVMLVNTPLDFRVFSTHHMQAREEKLVVTHADAKSRTVYELNSEPAAEAYARAVGVAVEELDRKVFALRPMGVRIGGHYFVRSVQRVNADGSLTFYCAVETGIVMTAMEPGSLLESVRTQIEASERVVGPPLVTIGCDCFLRRLEAEFTGVVDEVSDFLRHHKVIGFNTYGEQFDGMHINQTFTGVVIGQPDAGYSHN from the coding sequence ATGAAACCCGTTACCACGCTGCCTGCCGTTCGGGTAGCCAGCTCCCATGTTCGTGACCCGATGCTGGCCGCCACCAATCTTGCCAGCGAGCTCAACCATGAGCATCTGGGTTGTGTCCTGTTTTTCTGTTCCGCTGAATACGATCTCGGCCGTCTGGGCATTGCCCTTGAACACGTGTTTGATGGCGTGCGGGTCAGTGGTTGTACATCTGCAGGGGAAATAACACCGGATGGTTACGGCCGGGGGTGTATTACCGCCATCGGTTTCGACCGGCGTTACTTTTCCATTGAATGCGCTCTGATCAGTGAGCTTGAGCATTTCACCCTTCACGACGCTCAGGGGGTCATTGATGGCTTGCTGTCCACCTGCCGCGATGCCGGACTGGCCTCAGTCAAGGGCAACACCTTTGCTATAACCCTGCTGGATGGGCTGTCGAGCAGGGAAGAGCTTGTGCTGGCAACACTGAATGCCGCGCTCGGCACTATCCCACAGTTTGGCGGTTCCGCTGGCGACGACGAGCGCCTGGCCAACACCCACGTGTTTTTCGAGGGCCGGTTTCACACCGGGGCCGCCACTGTGATGCTGGTTAATACGCCGTTGGACTTCCGTGTGTTTTCCACGCACCACATGCAAGCCCGCGAAGAAAAGCTGGTGGTTACTCACGCGGATGCGAAGAGCCGAACCGTCTATGAGTTGAACTCGGAACCGGCAGCAGAAGCCTACGCCCGCGCAGTGGGCGTAGCGGTGGAAGAGCTTGACCGCAAGGTGTTCGCACTGCGACCGATGGGCGTGCGGATCGGAGGGCACTATTTCGTGCGCTCGGTGCAACGGGTGAATGCCGACGGGAGCCTGACGTTCTACTGCGCGGTGGAAACCGGCATTGTGATGACCGCCATGGAGCCTGGCTCACTTCTTGAGAGCGTGCGCACGCAAATTGAAGCCTCCGAGCGGGTCGTGGGGCCGCCACTGGTGACCATAGGCTGCGACTGCTTTCTTCGTCGTCTGGAAGCAGAGTTCACCGGCGTGGTGGATGAAGTGTCAGATTTCCTTCGTCATCACAAGGTCATTGGCTTCAATACCTATGGTGAGCAGTTCGACGGTATGCATATCAATCAGACGTTTACGGGGGTGGTGATTGGTCAGCCCGATGCCGGTTACAGTCACAACTGA
- a CDS encoding NahK/ErcS family hybrid sensor histidine kinase/response regulator, with product MPVTVTTEADPEDHRDQRIAELEAENERLRKIRDALIVRVESGSAHKPEPYAAFEHSVVLAEQVRERTEALNQTMDELKHSNKALNRAREEAETTRQRLADAIESIADGFVLFDNQHRLIQCNSRFRSYWAYSHLDVPPPGTSIADVKAMAINSGLVVEEHVNESSEGAVFLLSNGRWVQMTERSTREGGLVVLYSDITDVKNSEMARRIKALEESERWIRVVTDHVPALIAYVGANMTVQFCNKVYEAWYGRNGESPLGKHLENIHQPELYQRLMPHMQAVLRGNSVNFEFEETNDTGETRYMLRAYVPNVDEHGEVIGFFVLIRDITDRRKTALALEQAYDNLERRVKERTAALTGLNSQLRQEISERAEVEARLRDAKMDAERANLSKTKFLAAVSHDLLQPLNAARLFTSALLEHSFGPKAEGLVRSVSTSLDDVENLLGTLVDISKLDAGVIKPDIMAFDLRDLLNNIAREFRQMALAEGLTLDFVPSSAIVESDSQLLARILRNFLSNAIRYTGTGRILLGCRRHRDHMLLQVWDTGPGIPEDKLTEIFQEFKRIRPAGSQPDKGLGLGLAIVDKISRMLGHEVTVSSIEGKGSVFSVKVPVGRLLPKQPTTDDDRAVSNHGGLGGARIWVIDNDHAICQGMQTLLEGWDCQVVSAVSLEDLERQLDPANSPVDLILADYHLDNDENGVDVVAEINGRRHCPAPVVMITANYSNELKQHIRELGHVLMNKPVKPLKLRSALNHLLRG from the coding sequence ATGCCGGTTACAGTCACAACTGAGGCTGATCCCGAAGACCACAGGGATCAGCGGATTGCCGAGCTGGAGGCGGAGAACGAACGCCTCCGAAAGATAAGGGACGCTCTTATTGTTCGGGTGGAATCCGGCTCGGCCCACAAACCCGAACCCTATGCGGCCTTTGAACATTCTGTGGTTCTGGCGGAACAGGTGCGGGAGCGTACGGAAGCGCTCAACCAGACCATGGATGAGCTCAAGCACAGCAACAAGGCCCTGAACAGGGCCCGTGAAGAGGCTGAGACCACACGCCAGCGCCTGGCGGACGCTATTGAAAGCATTGCTGACGGTTTTGTGCTTTTTGACAATCAGCACCGCCTTATCCAGTGCAACAGCCGGTTCCGCAGTTACTGGGCCTATTCTCACCTGGACGTTCCTCCCCCTGGCACATCAATCGCAGATGTAAAAGCTATGGCGATTAATTCCGGGCTGGTGGTCGAGGAGCATGTGAATGAGTCCTCCGAAGGGGCGGTGTTCCTGCTGTCCAATGGCCGTTGGGTACAGATGACGGAAAGGAGTACTCGCGAAGGCGGACTGGTTGTTCTTTACTCTGACATCACCGACGTCAAGAACAGTGAAATGGCTCGTCGAATCAAGGCGCTTGAAGAGAGCGAGCGCTGGATCCGCGTGGTGACGGACCATGTGCCCGCACTGATCGCCTACGTGGGCGCGAACATGACTGTGCAGTTCTGCAACAAGGTTTATGAAGCCTGGTATGGCCGCAATGGCGAGTCTCCACTTGGTAAACACCTGGAGAACATTCACCAGCCTGAGCTTTACCAGCGGCTCATGCCTCATATGCAGGCTGTGCTCAGAGGTAATAGCGTTAACTTCGAATTCGAGGAAACCAACGACACCGGAGAGACCCGCTACATGCTTCGCGCCTACGTGCCCAACGTGGACGAGCACGGGGAGGTCATCGGGTTCTTCGTGCTGATCCGGGACATTACCGACCGCCGCAAGACGGCGCTTGCGCTGGAGCAAGCGTACGATAATCTGGAGCGGCGGGTGAAAGAACGTACCGCAGCTCTTACCGGCCTCAACAGTCAGTTGCGACAGGAAATCAGTGAGCGGGCGGAGGTGGAAGCCCGGCTGCGTGACGCCAAGATGGACGCCGAGCGCGCCAACTTGTCGAAAACCAAATTCCTGGCGGCAGTCAGTCATGATTTGCTGCAGCCACTGAATGCTGCCCGCCTGTTCACAAGTGCTTTGTTGGAGCACTCCTTCGGGCCAAAAGCAGAGGGACTGGTGCGCTCAGTAAGCACCTCCCTGGACGATGTGGAAAACCTGCTGGGCACCCTGGTGGATATTTCCAAGCTGGATGCTGGCGTGATCAAGCCGGACATCATGGCTTTCGACTTGCGGGACCTGCTCAACAACATCGCCCGTGAATTTCGCCAGATGGCGCTGGCGGAGGGGCTGACGCTCGACTTCGTGCCATCGTCGGCAATCGTGGAGTCAGACTCCCAGCTATTGGCGCGGATTCTGCGCAACTTTCTCTCCAATGCCATTCGCTATACCGGCACCGGGCGCATCCTGCTGGGGTGCCGCCGGCATCGGGACCACATGTTGCTGCAGGTGTGGGACACCGGCCCCGGTATTCCAGAGGACAAGCTGACCGAGATTTTCCAGGAGTTCAAACGCATTCGCCCAGCTGGTTCGCAGCCTGACAAGGGCCTTGGGCTGGGGTTGGCGATCGTCGACAAGATTTCCCGCATGCTGGGCCACGAGGTGACGGTATCCTCGATAGAGGGTAAAGGCTCGGTGTTCAGTGTAAAAGTGCCGGTCGGGCGGTTGTTGCCCAAACAGCCGACAACGGATGACGACCGCGCGGTGTCGAACCACGGTGGCCTGGGTGGCGCCAGGATCTGGGTGATCGACAACGACCACGCTATTTGCCAGGGTATGCAGACGCTGCTTGAAGGGTGGGACTGCCAAGTGGTTTCCGCAGTTTCCCTGGAAGATCTTGAGCGGCAGCTGGATCCGGCCAATAGCCCCGTGGACCTTATCCTGGCGGATTATCACCTGGACAACGACGAAAATGGGGTAGATGTGGTGGCCGAGATCAATGGCCGCCGCCATTGCCCGGCGCCGGTGGTCATGATTACCGCCAATTACTCCAACGAGTTGAAGCAGCACATCCGCGAGTTGGGCCACGTGTTGATGAACAAGCCTGTGAAGCCGTTGAAGTTGCGCAGTGCGCTGAATCACCTTTTGAGAGGGTGA
- a CDS encoding response regulator, translating to MEPTYKILIADDHPLFREAISSVISTGFDGSTIIETADLDSALDITRENDDLDLILLDLNMPGMHGLNGLITLRNEAPTIPVVIVSAEEDKQVVLQAITYGACGFITKSSPRAQMTDAIQQILNGNVYLPSDIIRTGKESTHRRSRHEDNPISPELLNSLTRRQLLVLERMSKGESNKQIAYNLNIAETTVKAHVSAILRKLGVHNRVQAILSASDVDFSQYLKR from the coding sequence ATGGAGCCAACCTACAAAATATTGATCGCCGACGACCACCCGCTGTTTCGTGAGGCCATCAGCAGCGTGATATCGACCGGTTTTGACGGTAGTACGATCATTGAAACTGCCGACCTCGATAGCGCCCTGGACATTACCCGCGAAAACGATGATCTGGATCTGATCCTGCTGGATTTGAACATGCCGGGAATGCATGGCTTGAACGGCCTTATCACCCTGCGGAATGAAGCACCGACCATTCCCGTGGTCATTGTATCGGCGGAGGAAGACAAGCAGGTGGTATTGCAGGCCATTACCTACGGCGCCTGCGGTTTCATTACCAAATCTTCTCCCCGCGCCCAGATGACGGACGCCATTCAGCAGATCCTCAACGGCAATGTCTATTTGCCTTCCGACATTATCCGTACCGGCAAGGAAAGCACCCATCGCCGCAGCCGTCATGAGGACAACCCGATTTCACCAGAGCTGCTGAACTCCCTGACCCGCCGCCAGTTGTTGGTACTGGAGCGTATGTCCAAAGGGGAATCCAATAAGCAGATTGCGTACAACCTGAACATTGCAGAGACCACGGTAAAAGCCCACGTCTCGGCGATTCTTCGTAAGCTGGGGGTTCACAACCGGGTGCAGGCGATTCTGTCGGCCAGCGACGTGGATTTCAGTCAGTATTTGAAGCGGTAG
- a CDS encoding ABC transporter substrate-binding protein translates to MSQQTLTPPNLARRSAITRPVWMLVALVVFSLMLPGVARASDKTSVPALSVSVLQFGTAHWELDHILHRGLDRKNGYQLDLTLVANLPASRLAVTSGSVNGAVADLLWAQARFEDGAPYFYVPFSSQIGDIVVAESSGIRAVADLAGKRIGVAGGPDSKGWILLEKVAYQQGIDLAESADVQFAAPPLLSQALRRGQMDVIVTYWHFAARLRGEGGWRSAFRMSDLLAALDLDRNLPVLGYVFPADWAEGHRALIDRFATSLRQAKAELAESEMPWQRLRPLMGNPGDGVFQALREGFVAGTPAPLTDRRIADLHRLLALTGATPDNLMPAYLFQLRQP, encoded by the coding sequence ATGAGCCAACAAACCCTGACACCACCCAATCTTGCACGCCGCTCTGCCATTACCCGACCGGTGTGGATGCTGGTCGCCCTAGTGGTGTTCAGTCTGATGCTACCGGGCGTGGCCCGTGCCAGCGATAAAACCTCTGTTCCTGCCTTGTCTGTCAGTGTATTGCAGTTTGGTACGGCCCACTGGGAGTTGGACCATATCCTTCACCGGGGGCTGGACCGGAAGAACGGCTACCAGTTGGATCTCACTCTGGTGGCCAACCTGCCAGCGTCTCGCCTGGCGGTCACCAGCGGTTCCGTCAACGGCGCCGTAGCGGATCTGCTCTGGGCCCAGGCCCGTTTTGAGGATGGGGCCCCTTATTTCTATGTCCCGTTCTCATCCCAGATTGGCGATATCGTGGTGGCGGAAAGCTCCGGTATACGCGCTGTGGCAGACTTGGCCGGCAAGCGCATCGGCGTTGCCGGCGGGCCGGACAGCAAGGGCTGGATACTCCTGGAAAAGGTTGCCTACCAGCAAGGCATCGATCTGGCGGAGTCCGCTGACGTGCAGTTTGCCGCACCACCGTTGCTGAGCCAGGCCCTGAGGCGGGGCCAGATGGATGTGATCGTTACCTACTGGCATTTTGCGGCACGCCTGAGAGGTGAGGGCGGCTGGCGCTCGGCGTTCAGAATGTCGGATCTTCTGGCTGCCCTCGACCTGGATCGGAATCTGCCGGTTCTGGGGTATGTTTTTCCAGCTGATTGGGCGGAAGGCCACCGCGCATTGATAGACCGTTTTGCCACCTCTTTGCGTCAGGCAAAAGCGGAGCTGGCAGAGAGCGAGATGCCCTGGCAGCGACTACGGCCACTTATGGGAAACCCGGGCGACGGTGTGTTCCAAGCGCTGCGGGAAGGTTTCGTGGCAGGCACACCAGCACCACTAACGGATCGGCGCATTGCCGACCTGCATCGGCTGCTTGCGCTCACCGGAGCCACCCCGGACAACCTGATGCCCGCCTACCTGTTCCAACTGAGGCAGCCGTGA
- a CDS encoding ABC transporter permease, with translation MILPTFVLIWAVLAWVFQSPLLPTPLNVLDTLIQEAESGALWHHLGATLGRVVVAFALAMLLGTGIGVVMGRSQITNALFDPLLILLLNLPALVTIILMYVWFGLVEVAAVMAVVINKVPNVAVTVREGARSLDYRLEEMATVYEFTRWQRFRDVWMPQLFPYLMAATRGGLALIWKIVLVVELLGRSSGVGFQLHMAFQVFDVAAILAYSLAFIAVVQLIELAILQPLERRSNHWRQPEAAHA, from the coding sequence GTGATACTGCCCACTTTTGTCCTGATTTGGGCGGTGCTGGCCTGGGTGTTCCAATCACCGTTGCTGCCGACGCCCCTCAACGTTCTCGATACCCTGATTCAGGAGGCTGAATCAGGTGCGCTCTGGCATCATCTGGGCGCCACCCTCGGGCGTGTGGTAGTGGCTTTTGCGCTGGCCATGCTACTCGGCACCGGGATTGGCGTCGTGATGGGGCGCTCCCAAATCACCAATGCCCTGTTCGATCCACTGCTGATCCTGCTTCTCAACCTGCCCGCTCTGGTGACCATTATCCTGATGTACGTCTGGTTTGGGTTGGTAGAGGTGGCGGCCGTCATGGCAGTGGTGATCAACAAGGTCCCCAATGTGGCGGTGACGGTTCGGGAGGGCGCCCGCAGCCTGGACTACCGCCTAGAGGAAATGGCCACCGTCTACGAGTTCACTCGTTGGCAACGGTTCCGCGATGTCTGGATGCCACAACTGTTTCCCTACCTGATGGCGGCCACTCGCGGTGGTTTGGCGCTGATCTGGAAAATCGTGCTGGTGGTTGAGCTACTTGGCCGCTCCAGCGGTGTTGGCTTCCAGTTGCACATGGCTTTTCAGGTGTTCGATGTGGCAGCCATCCTCGCATACAGCCTGGCCTTTATCGCCGTTGTGCAACTCATTGAACTGGCCATCCTGCAGCCCCTTGAGCGCAGATCCAACCACTGGCGTCAGCCGGAGGCCGCTCATGCTTGA